In Ipomoea triloba cultivar NCNSP0323 chromosome 7, ASM357664v1, a single genomic region encodes these proteins:
- the LOC116025840 gene encoding xanthotoxin 5-hydroxylase CYP82C4-like, translated as MDVLILAICLILPILLTYNHIILKYKSVDKNNGKVIPLRVSEAPGAWPFIGHLHLLHGRLPVARTLGHMADKYGPIFGLRLGSHPAIVVSSWEVVKECFTTNDLVFATRPRMAVGKYLGYNEALFALAPYGPYWRDIRKLVTVELMTISRLEKLQHVRTSEVEHCIGELYSLCHENGEVNLSEWFEHVTLNITLRLLVGKRFSRIAKHLKEVVSRALYLGGVFVPSDAIPSLEWMDIGGYIKGFKEVSKEMDEIIGTWLQEHIRNKKGDDDQSDFMDVMLSTLPEDAVISGHDRDTIIKATTLILILTGSESTAETLIWTTSLLLNNPHAIKIAQDEMDMHVGKDRLVEESDIKNLKYFQAIVKEGLRLYPPGPLSGPREAMEDCKIGKYHIPKGTRLILNLLKLHRDPRIWSEPDEFKPERWFKDKHSSIGYVGKSFEYLPFSGGRRMCPGMNFGLQVVQLTLARLLQGFNISTPMGMPVDMSEGLGIALPKLTPIQVLLTPRLPTLFPTTLKNN; from the exons ATGGATGTTCTAATCTTAGCCATTTGCCTAATCCTGCCCATTTTACTCACATACAACCACATAATACTAAAATACAAAAGTGTTGACAAAAATAATGGTAAAGTCATTCCCTTAAGAGTCTCCGAGGCCCCCGGAGCATGGCCGTTCATCGGCCATCTCCACCTTCTCCATGGCCGGCTCCCGGTGGCCCGCACCCTCGGACACATGGCCGATAAATACGGCCCCATTTTCGGGCTCCGCCTCGGTAGCCACCCGGCTATAGTGGTGAGCAGTTGGGAGGTGGTCAAAGAGTGTTTTACCACTAACGACCTAGTATTCGCCACCCGGCCTAGAATGGCTGTCGGGAAATACCTAGGGTACAACGAGGCGCTTTTCGCGCTCGCCCCGTACGGTCCGTACTGGCGTGACATTCGAAAATTGGTGACAGTCGAACTCATGACTATAAGCCGGCTGGAGAAGCTCCAGCACGTCCGAACCTCGGAGGTGGAGCATTGCATTGGGGAGTTGTACTCTTTGTGCCACGAAAATGGCGAAGTTAACTTGAGCGAGTGGTTCGAGCACGTTACGCTGAACATAACCCTGAGATTGCTGGTGGGGAAGCGATTTTCCAGGATTGCCAAGCATCTCAAAGAGGTGGTCTCCAGAGCTTTGTATCTGGGCGGAGTATTTGTCCCCTCCGATGCAATTCCGTCCCTGGAGTGGATGGATATCGGAGGCTACATCAAAGGGTTTAAGGAGGTTTCAAAGGAAATGGATGAAATAATTGGGACTTGGTTGCAAGAACATATTCGGAATAAAAAGGGTGATGATGATCAATCTGATTTCATGGATGTCATGTTGTCAACTCTTCCGGAGGATGCCGTGATCTCTGGTCATGACCGAGACACTATTATCAAGGCAACAACACTG ATTCTTATATTGACGGGATCGGAGAGCACAGCAGAGACACTAATATGGACCACTTCTCTATTGCTAAACAACCCCCACGCAATAAAAATAGCCCAAGACGAAATGGACATGCATGTGGGGAAGGATAGGTTGGTTGAAGAGTCAGACATCAAGAACCTAAAGTACTTTCAAGCCATAGTGAAAGAGGGCCTACGATTATACCCACCCGGCCCGCTATCGGGCCCGCGTGAGGCCATGGAGGACTGCAAAATAGGCAAATATCACATTCCTAAAGGCACGCGTTTgattctcaacctactgaagttaCACCGCGACCCTCGGATCTGGTCAGAACCTGATGAGTTCAAACCAGAGAGATGGTTCAAGGACAAACATTCGAGCATAGGTTATGTCGGGAAGAGCTTCGAGTACCTCCCGTTTAGCGGTGGGAGACGAATGTGCCCCGGGATGAACTTTGGTCTGCAAGTGGTGCAATTGACACTGGCACGTCTACTCCAAGGCTTCAATATTTCAACACCAATGGGGATGCCCGTGGACATGAGTGAAGGCTTGGGAATTGCCTTGCCCAAATTGACTCCCATTCAAGTTCTCCTCACTCCTCGCTTGCCCACTCTATTTCCCACTACGCTTAAGAATAATTAA
- the LOC116024991 gene encoding uncharacterized protein LOC116024991, translating into MSELCLPRKTWFSSLLISDLKQFCSFLLSQPLYLSYFVFFSPYLLKIISFLFPLVFTTSLLLLAFLTVSPGLIRKFLPHSKVGHLLSACHAVVEDGTQECFDLEDFEAYKIVFEGPIMDVQESQSQFSEQSLVENSMEKEDKKLEDFVPKVESPTSRVPYTLVQQSIWEHHDNSMTQQVKLNFSVPYPPDKQSIWKDIKKVTQQAELNVSMPYTPTEQHIWKDINQDNSVVQQTGLNTVTHKELVGELESMGSVKGEKKVEAQGANADKVVENQKARNGSEDEEANVNKTKTKTPITGNDSQSLKVESSRTLDYNLVSNGSMRKEKEWKRTLACKLYEERNTRDGSGEGMDLLWETYEMDAMKSKVESKKKTKKRWESKRYNKVDSEDEEEEVNDQLCCLQALKFSAGKVNLGMGIGKPNLMKISKAIKGFGWLHHVSSKHSKKVHIEDRL; encoded by the coding sequence ATGTCGGAGCTGTGCCTGCCAAGGAAGACTTGGTTTTCCAGTCTTCTAATCTCTGACTTGAAGCAATTCTGTTCTTTCCTCCTCTCTCAACCTCTATACTTGTCATACTTTGTCTTCTTCTCCCCTTACCTCCTCAAAATCATCTCATTTCTCTTCCCTCTTGTGTTCACCACTTCCCTTTTGCTCCTTGCCTTTCTCACCGTCTCTCCGGGCTTGATCCGCAAGTTTTTGCCCCACAGCAAGGTTGGTCATCTGCTCTCTGCTTGTCATGCCGTGGTTGAGGATGGAACCCAGGAGTGTTTTGATTTGGAGGATTTTGAAGCTTACAAGATTGTGTTTGAGGGTCCTATAATGGATGTTCAAGAAAGCCAATCCCAATTCTCAgaacagagtttagtggaaaatTCAATGGAGAAGGAGGACAAGAAACTGGAAGATTTTGTTCCaaaagttgaatccccaacttCAAGAGTCCCTTACACTCTGGTCCAACAGAGTATTTGGGAGCATCACGATAATTCAATGACTCAACAGGTAAAGTTAAATTTCAGTGTACCTTACCCTCCGGACAAACAAAGTATTTGGAAGGATATAAAAAAGGTGACTCAGCAGGCAGAGTTAAATGTCAGTATGCCCTACACTCCGACGGAACAACACATTTGGAAGGATATAAATCAAGATAATTCAGTGGTTCAACAGACAGGGTTAAACACGGTTACACACAAAGAATTGGTTGGGGAGTTGGAAAGCATGGGTAGTGTGAAAGGCGAGAAGAAAGTGGAGGCACAAGGCGCCAATGCCGATAAAGTGGTTGAAAACCAAAAGGCGAGAAACGGATCCGAGGACGAGGAGGCAAAcgtcaacaaaacaaaaacaaaaacaccaaTCACAGGAAACGATTCCCAGAGTCTAAAAGTGGAGAGTTCAAGAACACTGGATTACAATCTCGTGAGCAATGGATCCATGAGAAAGGAAAAAGAGTGGAAAAGGACACTGGCGTGCAAGCTGTACGAGGAGCGAAACACTAGAGATGGGAGCGGTGAAGGCATGGATTTGTTGTGGGAAACATACGAAATGGACGCCATGAAGAGCAAAGTGGAgtcgaagaagaagacaaagaaaAGATGGGAAAGCAAGAGATATAACAAAGTGGATAGTGAGGATGAAGAAGAGGAGGTGAATGATCAGCTGTGTTGTTTGCAGGCCCTCAAATTCTCAGCTGGGAAGGTTAATTTGGGAATGGGAATTGGAAAGCCTAATCTTATGAAGATTTCAAAGGCCATCAAAGGTTTTGGATGGCTTCATCATGTTAGCAGCAAGCACAGCAAGAAGGTGCACATTGAAGAcagattataa